A genomic stretch from Myxocyprinus asiaticus isolate MX2 ecotype Aquarium Trade chromosome 24, UBuf_Myxa_2, whole genome shotgun sequence includes:
- the LOC127414782 gene encoding beta-crystallin B2-like, with protein sequence MATDHQNPETKQKQPASSAFKLVIYEQENFQGRCHELTGPHNNLQEAGMEKVGSILVLCGPWVGYEQPDCKGEQYVFEKGEYPRWDAWTNSRRSDCIFAFRPIKVDSQEHKIVLYENPSFAGKKIEIIDDDVPSFHAHGYHEKVSSVCVQSGTWVGYQYPGYRGYQYLFEKGEYKECSEFGAVLPQIQSVRRIRDMQWHQRGAFHPSI encoded by the exons ATGGCAACTGATCACCAGAACCCTGAAACCAAGCAAAAGCAACCAGCTTCCAGTGCCTTCAAG TTGGTGATCTATGAACAGGAAAACTTTCAAGGCCGCTGTCATGAGCTGACTGGGCCCCATAACAACCTCCAGGAGGCGGGCATGGAGAAAGTCGGCTCAATACTGGTGCTGTGTGGACC GTGGGTGGGATATGAGCAGCCCGACTGTAAGGGGGAACAGTATGTGTTTGAGAAGGGTGAGTATCCTCGCTGGGACGCCTGGACCAACAGCAGACGCAGTGACTGCATATTCGCCTTCCGCCCAATCAAAGTG GACAGCCAGGAACACAAGATCGTACTGTACGAGAACCCAAGTTTCGCTGGGAAGAAGATTGAGATCATAGACGATGATGTTCCTAGCTTCCACGCTCATGGATACCATGAGAAAGTCTCCTCAGTTTGTGTGCAGAGTGGCAC CTGGGTAGGCTATCAGTACCCTGGATACAGAGGCTACCAGTACTTGTTTGAGAAAGGAGAGTATAAGGAGTGTTCTGAGTTTGGGGCCGTGCTGCCTCAGATCCAGTCGGTGAGGCGCATTCGTGACATGCAATGGCACCAAAGAGGGGCCTTCCACCCCTCTATCTAA